In Streptomyces alboniger, the following are encoded in one genomic region:
- a CDS encoding VOC family protein encodes MTAFYHVCFVVPDIEQAMQDLQRAAGVEWSDPVSDRLGEWDYRIVFTAGGPPFIELIEGPSDSPWDASKGARFDHIGFWTSDVRHGSQRLEEEGMPTDFSGCPYGRPFAYHQMDSIGARIELVDVGRQASFLDRWHPGGKPMPAIDETSRS; translated from the coding sequence ATGACTGCCTTTTACCATGTGTGCTTCGTGGTTCCGGACATCGAGCAGGCGATGCAGGACCTTCAGCGTGCGGCCGGGGTCGAGTGGAGTGATCCTGTGTCAGACCGGCTCGGCGAGTGGGACTACCGCATCGTCTTCACCGCAGGCGGGCCGCCCTTCATCGAGCTCATTGAAGGGCCGTCAGACAGTCCCTGGGACGCGTCCAAAGGAGCCAGGTTCGATCACATCGGCTTCTGGACCAGCGATGTGCGACACGGTTCTCAGCGTCTGGAAGAAGAGGGCATGCCCACGGACTTCTCCGGCTGTCCCTATGGCCGGCCGTTCGCCTATCACCAGATGGACAGCATCGGCGCCCGGATCGAACTCGTTGACGTCGGCAGGCAGGCCAGCTTCCTCGACAGGTGGCATCCGGGCGGGAAGCCGATGCCCGCCATCGACGAGACGTCCAGAAGCTGA
- a CDS encoding keywimysin-related RiPP — translation MTYERPTLTKAGSFRKVTGIKDHGPKDVLGGKQLL, via the coding sequence ATGACGTACGAGCGTCCCACTCTCACCAAGGCCGGAAGCTTCCGTAAGGTGACCGGGATCAAGGACCACGGGCCCAAGGACGTCCTCGGCGGCAAGCAGCTCCTCTGA
- a CDS encoding lasso peptide isopeptide bond-forming cyclase produces the protein MATFLSLQAAPAWFIALPDTAAAAPFAASANRYATRSLRHASGRPWLVGRWEERAAVTGRCDGTRIAVIGEHAVTEQYLEQAAAATGPASLTTALDRAARRPGSFHLVASADGRVHVRGGVVNLRRVFHTDTAGFGSGSGPVSVASDRADVLAELIDADLDERRIALELLTSGAPYPLSEPPLWRGLRAVPSGHCLTIDADGRTTMRRWWSPPDPVVPLTEGARHLREALTEAVGVRTRGRELVTADLGGLDSTALCCTAARGDTKVVAYTAALHDESGDDVYWARRTVQELQGIEHHVVPAKDTAMTFDGIDTLHDILDTPSIITVDRNRRMGIVEMAAARGSDLHMTGLGGDELLAGTPARLHPLLLTHPWIALRSIRGYAAKYQWTRRATLRQLLDRRSYRSWLGRVARDLTGPPPGTNTPLLDWSVPPRMAPWATPDAVTAARELIRVGLSGIEPRGRGHGEHRELVAMDGISQWTRHIGQMATPLGITVAAPYYDTRVIETCLAVRPQERITPWRYKPLIVEAMRGVVPETSRTRNTKANATFEEEVGLREHRRRLLALCEDSRLAQLGLIDENILREWCRRSLAAETESYQLHPTIACEVWLRSREMTPPRQVDAAPAQSIADRKE, from the coding sequence ATGGCTACGTTTCTCTCGCTCCAGGCCGCACCCGCCTGGTTCATCGCGTTGCCCGACACCGCCGCGGCCGCGCCCTTTGCCGCTAGTGCGAACCGCTACGCCACCCGGAGTCTGCGCCATGCCTCTGGACGACCATGGCTGGTGGGCCGCTGGGAGGAGCGTGCGGCCGTAACGGGGCGGTGTGACGGAACCCGTATCGCGGTGATCGGGGAGCACGCCGTCACTGAGCAATATCTCGAACAGGCTGCGGCGGCCACCGGCCCCGCCTCACTGACGACGGCCCTGGACCGCGCTGCACGCCGGCCCGGCAGCTTCCATCTGGTGGCCAGCGCCGACGGCCGGGTGCACGTACGGGGCGGCGTCGTGAACCTACGGCGCGTATTCCACACCGATACCGCAGGATTCGGCTCCGGCTCCGGTCCCGTCAGCGTGGCGTCGGATCGGGCCGACGTGCTCGCCGAACTGATCGACGCTGATCTGGACGAACGCCGGATCGCCCTCGAACTGCTCACCTCGGGAGCGCCGTACCCGCTGTCGGAGCCCCCGCTGTGGCGGGGCCTGCGGGCCGTACCCTCAGGCCACTGCCTGACCATCGACGCCGACGGCCGGACCACCATGAGGCGGTGGTGGTCGCCGCCCGACCCCGTCGTCCCCCTCACCGAAGGCGCCCGACACCTGAGAGAGGCGCTCACCGAAGCGGTCGGTGTACGCACCCGCGGGCGCGAGCTGGTGACGGCAGATCTGGGCGGACTGGATTCCACCGCCCTGTGCTGTACAGCAGCCCGCGGCGACACCAAGGTCGTCGCATACACAGCCGCGCTCCACGACGAGTCCGGCGACGACGTGTACTGGGCCCGGCGCACCGTCCAGGAACTCCAAGGCATCGAGCACCACGTCGTACCGGCCAAGGACACGGCCATGACCTTCGACGGAATCGACACCCTCCACGACATCCTGGACACGCCCAGCATCATCACCGTCGACCGCAACCGCCGGATGGGCATCGTGGAAATGGCCGCGGCCCGCGGATCCGACCTGCATATGACCGGACTGGGCGGCGACGAACTCCTCGCCGGCACGCCCGCCCGGCTGCATCCCCTGTTGCTGACCCATCCCTGGATCGCACTGCGCAGCATCCGCGGATACGCCGCCAAGTACCAGTGGACCCGGCGGGCAACGCTGCGCCAGCTCTTGGACCGGCGCTCCTACCGGAGCTGGCTCGGCCGCGTGGCCCGCGACCTGACCGGGCCGCCTCCCGGCACGAACACACCGCTGCTCGACTGGTCCGTACCGCCCCGGATGGCGCCCTGGGCCACGCCCGACGCGGTCACAGCCGCCCGCGAACTGATACGCGTCGGCCTGTCCGGCATCGAACCCCGGGGGAGGGGACACGGTGAGCACCGAGAGCTGGTCGCGATGGACGGCATCTCCCAGTGGACCCGGCACATCGGCCAGATGGCCACGCCCCTGGGCATCACCGTCGCCGCCCCCTACTACGACACTCGCGTCATCGAGACCTGCCTCGCCGTGCGGCCACAGGAGCGGATCACCCCCTGGCGGTACAAGCCGCTGATTGTCGAAGCCATGCGCGGCGTCGTGCCGGAAACCAGCCGGACACGCAACACCAAGGCGAACGCCACGTTCGAGGAGGAGGTCGGCCTGCGCGAGCATCGCCGACGGCTGCTGGCACTGTGCGAAGACTCGCGGCTGGCCCAGCTCGGCCTGATCGACGAGAACATCCTGCGGGAATGGTGCCGCCGCTCTCTGGCTGCGGAGACGGAGAGCTACCAGCTGCACCCGACGATCGCCTGCGAAGTCTGGCTGCGCTCCCGCGAAATGACGCCCCCGCGCCAGGTGGACGCCGCCCCCGCCCAGTCCATCGCCGACCGAAAGGAATGA
- a CDS encoding lasso peptide biosynthesis PqqD family chaperone codes for MYALRPDVLMTETEYGVALLDQKSAEYWTLNPTAALILRTLLDGRARGAERAIEALTMQYDDIDADEAAKDVDTIVGELRSAGLLTT; via the coding sequence GTGTACGCCTTGAGGCCCGACGTCCTGATGACCGAGACCGAATACGGCGTGGCGCTGCTCGATCAGAAGAGCGCCGAATACTGGACCCTCAACCCGACGGCGGCCCTTATTCTGCGGACCCTGCTGGACGGTCGTGCCCGCGGCGCGGAGCGGGCCATCGAGGCGCTGACCATGCAGTACGACGACATCGACGCCGACGAAGCAGCCAAGGACGTCGACACCATCGTCGGCGAGCTGCGCTCCGCAGGACTGCTCACCACATAG
- a CDS encoding lasso peptide biosynthesis B2 protein, with protein sequence MTTPEALPYDPRSVPVGRRFAARAAVGCAHVLATLPPGRIRTILARLRRGARPATLPEAEKAREAVLAVSLSAGGQKGCLPRSLATVLLCRWYGHWPTWCVGVRSRPPFAAHAWVEAEGVLVGEDASPTYFQRFFTVE encoded by the coding sequence ATGACGACCCCGGAAGCTCTCCCCTACGATCCGCGTTCCGTACCTGTGGGCCGCCGCTTCGCCGCCCGGGCAGCCGTGGGCTGTGCCCATGTGCTGGCCACCCTGCCACCGGGCCGCATCCGCACCATCCTGGCCAGGCTGCGTCGCGGTGCCCGGCCCGCCACCCTCCCCGAGGCGGAAAAGGCCCGGGAGGCGGTACTCGCTGTAAGCCTGTCCGCCGGCGGACAGAAGGGCTGCCTCCCGAGATCCCTGGCCACCGTGCTGCTCTGCCGGTGGTACGGCCACTGGCCCACCTGGTGCGTGGGCGTGCGCAGCCGACCGCCCTTCGCCGCTCACGCCTGGGTGGAAGCCGAAGGAGTCCTCGTCGGCGAAGACGCCTCACCCACATACTTCCAGCGCTTCTTCACCGTGGAGTGA
- a CDS encoding ABC transporter ATP-binding protein, which produces MTHLSPQRWRMAAGVLLGLVGSVMGLAQPLAAKRVMDDMSQGRPTAGPILMLSLLVVTGAVLAGLGHYVLQWSAESMVCAARCRLTERLLRLRVPVVERTEPGDLIARVTSDTTLLRQTAPQAVSAAVTGTLVTAATVVIMGFLDAVLLCVTLGVIAFVGVIVAVVAPRIGRATRQVQDAVGHIGGALERVLGAFRTVKASGAEHWETQALHRAAEHARHRGTRAAAWEAVSATASAVVVQVCFLVVLGVGGARVTAGTISVSTLVAFLLYLFALAPRIGQLVEGVSQFQIGSAAAVRIEHIETLEAEQVKPEHAAQHTRGVTARGDSSDMAAEDCRSPLDVTFRQVRFSYRPGLPRVHHEVSFTVPRRGLTAIVGPSGAGKTTVFSLIERFYEPDAGCILVGGKDTRQWPLSRLRASIGYVEQDTPVLAGTLRDNLTLGVGDSSGEELAQVLHMARLDTLTDRLPHGLDTHVGHRGSRLSGGERQRVAIARALLRRPRLLLMDEVTSQLDAANEAALRNMITDAARSTTVMVIAHRLSTVTTADRIIVMEAGCVRAIGTHGELIKHDALYSKLAHTQLLN; this is translated from the coding sequence ATGACCCATCTGAGCCCACAGCGTTGGCGCATGGCCGCAGGTGTCCTGCTGGGGCTCGTCGGCAGCGTCATGGGCCTGGCCCAGCCCTTGGCAGCCAAGCGTGTGATGGACGACATGAGCCAGGGCCGGCCGACCGCCGGCCCCATCCTCATGCTCAGCCTGCTGGTGGTCACCGGCGCGGTACTCGCGGGGCTGGGCCACTACGTGCTGCAATGGTCGGCCGAGTCCATGGTCTGCGCCGCCCGCTGCCGGCTGACCGAGCGGCTGCTGCGCCTGCGGGTGCCCGTGGTGGAGCGCACCGAACCGGGCGACCTGATCGCCCGCGTCACCTCCGATACGACGTTGCTGCGCCAGACCGCGCCCCAGGCGGTGTCCGCCGCCGTGACCGGCACACTCGTCACCGCCGCGACCGTCGTCATCATGGGCTTCCTCGACGCTGTCCTGCTCTGTGTCACTCTCGGCGTGATCGCGTTCGTCGGTGTCATCGTCGCGGTCGTGGCTCCGCGCATCGGCCGCGCCACCCGGCAGGTGCAGGATGCGGTGGGCCACATCGGGGGTGCTCTGGAGCGCGTCCTGGGAGCCTTTCGCACGGTCAAGGCATCGGGCGCCGAGCACTGGGAGACCCAAGCGCTGCACCGGGCGGCCGAACATGCCCGCCACCGAGGTACGCGGGCTGCGGCGTGGGAGGCGGTGTCGGCCACGGCGTCGGCGGTGGTCGTTCAGGTGTGCTTCCTCGTTGTGCTCGGGGTGGGGGGCGCCCGGGTCACCGCCGGCACGATCAGCGTCTCCACGCTGGTCGCCTTCCTGCTGTATCTCTTCGCCCTCGCTCCTCGCATCGGTCAACTCGTCGAAGGGGTAAGCCAGTTCCAGATCGGATCTGCGGCCGCTGTCCGCATCGAGCACATTGAGACGCTCGAGGCCGAACAGGTGAAACCCGAGCACGCGGCCCAGCACACGCGGGGAGTGACAGCGAGGGGCGACTCATCCGACATGGCCGCCGAGGACTGCCGGTCACCACTCGACGTGACCTTCCGCCAAGTCCGCTTCTCCTACCGGCCCGGACTGCCCAGGGTGCACCACGAGGTCTCCTTCACCGTGCCCAGGCGCGGTCTGACGGCAATCGTGGGCCCCTCCGGCGCAGGCAAGACCACCGTCTTCTCTCTGATCGAGCGCTTCTACGAACCTGATGCCGGATGCATCCTTGTGGGCGGCAAGGACACCCGGCAGTGGCCCCTGAGCCGACTCCGCGCATCCATCGGCTACGTCGAACAGGACACCCCCGTCCTCGCCGGCACACTGCGGGACAACCTGACGCTCGGCGTCGGCGACTCTTCCGGCGAAGAACTCGCCCAAGTGCTCCATATGGCGCGGCTGGACACCTTGACGGACCGCCTCCCCCACGGACTGGACACCCACGTCGGCCACCGAGGCAGCCGCCTCTCCGGGGGCGAGCGACAGCGCGTAGCGATCGCCCGCGCTCTGCTGCGCCGCCCGAGACTGCTGCTGATGGACGAAGTCACCTCCCAACTCGACGCGGCCAACGAGGCGGCATTGCGCAACATGATCACCGATGCCGCCCGCAGCACCACCGTCATGGTGATCGCCCACCGGCTCTCCACCGTCACCACCGCCGACCGGATCATCGTCATGGAGGCCGGATGCGTACGAGCGATCGGCACGCACGGCGAACTCATCAAGCATGACGCCCTCTACAGCAAACTGGCGCATACGCAACTTCTCAATTAG
- a CDS encoding NUDIX domain-containing protein, producing the protein MGCLVFQRAQCPEVGPRIRLNVDVVERRHPLRDREVRRLRAVSSDVPRSPAPHPAHVGSPHTPQVRYPIRVGDPRVVREQGTKGTSHTPQQARWRSPTASHLRWWRFLAAVAVEWQRRARDFALCMEIAPNPCRRLVDASAPARHVICLHGEAVPGDCAEAPPERSGVDPASRSSPLPTKASGLLVEAVGAPLTRRFMRLTGQKSASPPASPGGHVDPADEDSREAAARELPEETGVRVEPERLRLVGDGGGALPPHGLRAGGEGGAGDLVTGGLQTDGGREATRGVAQRLVDHLPGAHGGERLEHPGAQGGFLEDVDEGDGAPLLADRLLEFAQVLAFPLWLGLLSRLLYLLPLAVLRRMAARPRRCPALGRRLVPPGNPELPTALRELSPLVDIEV; encoded by the coding sequence ATGGGGTGCCTGGTATTCCAGCGGGCCCAATGCCCGGAAGTAGGCCCGAGGATCCGGCTGAACGTAGATGTCGTCGAACGCCGCCATCCCCTCCGGGACCGGGAGGTCCGACGCCTGCGAGCTGTCTCCAGCGACGTTCCCAGGTCCCCTGCTCCGCATCCCGCTCATGTCGGTTCTCCTCACACGCCTCAGGTCCGCTATCCGATCAGAGTCGGTGACCCCAGGGTGGTACGGGAACAAGGCACGAAAGGAACCAGCCACACGCCGCAACAGGCCAGGTGGAGATCGCCAACAGCATCACATCTGCGGTGGTGGCGGTTCCTGGCGGCCGTCGCGGTGGAGTGGCAACGAAGGGCTCGGGACTTCGCGCTGTGTATGGAGATCGCGCCGAATCCGTGTCGGCGGCTCGTCGACGCCAGTGCGCCCGCACGGCATGTCATCTGCCTCCATGGCGAAGCTGTTCCAGGCGACTGCGCGGAAGCTCCTCCGGAACGATCGGGGGTTGACCCAGCGTCAAGGTCAAGCCCCCTTCCGACCAAGGCATCCGGATTGCTGGTCGAGGCTGTCGGTGCTCCACTCACGCGTCGATTCATGCGACTCACCGGCCAGAAGTCAGCGAGTCCGCCTGCTTCGCCCGGTGGCCATGTGGACCCAGCGGACGAGGACAGCCGTGAGGCTGCTGCGCGCGAGCTGCCCGAGGAGACCGGTGTGCGCGTGGAGCCCGAGCGGCTGCGTCTGGTTGGCGACGGTGGTGGTGCCCTGCCCCCACACGGCCTCAGAGCGGGTGGCGAAGGTGGCGCCGGTGATCTCGTGACCGGCGGCCTTCAGACCGACGGCGGTCGGGAAGCGACGCGCGGTGTGGCGCAGCGCCTCGTCGATCACCTCCCGGGCGCCCACGGCGGCGAGAGGCTCGAGCATCCCGGTGCGCAGGGCGGTTTCCTTGAGGATGTCGATGAGGGCGACGGTGCTCCACTTCTTGCGGATCGCCTTCTTGAGTTTGCGCAGGTTCTTGCGTTCCCTCTGTGGCTCGGACTCCTCTCCCGCCTTCTGTATCTACTTCCTCTCGCAGTTCTGCGACGAATGGCGGCTCGGCCGCGCCGCTGTCCTGCGCTGGGCCGACGACTGGTACCTCCCGGCAACCCGGAACTGCCCACCGCCCTGCGCGAATTGTCACCGCTCGTGGACATCGAGGTCTGA
- a CDS encoding SDR family NAD(P)-dependent oxidoreductase, whose translation MAACVASKAGAVAFTLGLGLETAAQRIRCNEVCPGTTHTPMLPQPYAAYPGRRHRN comes from the coding sequence ATGGCCGCCTGCGTCGCATCCAAGGCCGGGGCCGTGGCGTTCACCCTCGGGCTCGGGCTGGAGACGGCTGCGCAAAGAATTCGCTGCAACGAGGTCTGTCCGGGCACCACGCACACGCCGATGCTGCCGCAGCCGTATGCGGCATACCCTGGGCGGCGCCACAGGAACTGA
- a CDS encoding EF-hand domain-containing protein, whose amino-acid sequence MLDSAGDGYVDRSDVEERAQRLLDGVGEPAGTPRAAAVREGAAAFWQRLTELAGVEDGGRLDEETFVSALQRARELGTIGDLVGPSVQAHVDLIDTDGDGSVSLEEFLRSQSACGLPEADSRWAFARLDLDGDGQVDVAEWQRAVVGFYTDAGTDLPGDLIMGVRA is encoded by the coding sequence ATGCTGGATTCCGCCGGTGACGGGTACGTCGACCGGTCGGATGTGGAGGAGCGTGCCCAGCGGCTTCTGGACGGGGTGGGCGAGCCCGCGGGGACACCTCGGGCGGCAGCGGTACGCGAGGGGGCGGCGGCGTTCTGGCAGCGACTCACCGAGCTCGCCGGTGTCGAGGACGGGGGCCGGCTGGATGAGGAGACGTTCGTGAGTGCGCTGCAGCGCGCGCGTGAGCTGGGCACGATCGGTGACTTGGTGGGCCCTTCGGTCCAGGCGCATGTCGACTTGATCGACACCGACGGGGACGGCAGCGTCAGTCTGGAGGAGTTCCTCCGTTCGCAGAGTGCCTGCGGGCTGCCCGAGGCGGACTCCCGGTGGGCGTTCGCGCGGCTCGATCTGGACGGTGACGGCCAGGTGGACGTCGCGGAGTGGCAGCGTGCGGTGGTGGGCTTCTACACCGACGCAGGCACGGATCTGCCCGGTGATCTGATCATGGGTGTGCGGGCGTGA
- a CDS encoding cobalamin B12-binding domain-containing protein, whose product MKIQIGSRQREAGAMEMSLHPSEEAVGIDGRYQWALPLPAARRPARQLSSVWYFALPLTSAHRGGASGGGADIEGVDGQERYRNEGCVYPHAALVEMMTYQHRCFPGMTARYIDMSHVQWPEVQAMIESDPPEVAALSAYTATALWAFIVAAEVKRVNPDAVVVFGTTMPESCTGRSSPVSTAAVSSTTSVPATTARSP is encoded by the coding sequence GTGAAGATCCAGATTGGTTCGCGCCAGCGGGAGGCCGGGGCCATGGAGATGAGTCTGCACCCCTCCGAGGAAGCCGTGGGGATCGACGGAAGATACCAGTGGGCGCTGCCGCTGCCTGCCGCCCGCCGTCCCGCGCGACAGCTGAGCTCGGTCTGGTACTTCGCCCTGCCGTTGACTTCGGCGCATCGCGGGGGCGCTTCCGGCGGCGGTGCCGACATCGAAGGGGTGGACGGGCAGGAGCGGTACCGCAACGAGGGCTGCGTCTATCCGCATGCGGCCCTGGTGGAGATGATGACGTACCAGCACCGCTGCTTTCCCGGCATGACCGCGCGCTACATCGACATGAGTCACGTTCAGTGGCCCGAGGTGCAGGCCATGATCGAGTCGGATCCGCCGGAGGTGGCGGCGTTAAGCGCCTACACGGCCACCGCACTGTGGGCCTTCATCGTGGCCGCCGAGGTCAAACGGGTGAACCCGGACGCCGTCGTGGTGTTCGGCACGACCATGCCGGAATCCTGCACCGGGAGATCCTCACCGGTGTCTACGGCAGCCGTGTCGTCGACTACATCTGTACCGGCAACAACGGCCCGTTCACCATGA
- a CDS encoding GNAT family N-acetyltransferase has product MTFFTKPSSGDHASILMDPRREAEDWLRAQGTGQWSDREAVARDLAKWRKPIGEGRTWVILDESGDIVATVRLSFVDRACWSTEDAAETALHLYKLIVRRSAADHDIGSLALDWACRVGAVEGQHWIRIGCWVPPARSSATTRISASPMS; this is encoded by the coding sequence ATGACCTTCTTCACCAAGCCCTCATCCGGCGACCACGCCTCCATTCTGATGGACCCGCGCAGGGAAGCCGAAGACTGGCTACGGGCACAGGGGACCGGCCAGTGGTCGGACCGTGAGGCAGTTGCCCGCGACCTGGCGAAATGGCGGAAGCCCATAGGCGAGGGCCGGACTTGGGTCATCCTCGACGAGAGCGGCGACATCGTGGCCACGGTGCGTCTCAGCTTCGTCGACCGTGCCTGCTGGAGCACTGAAGACGCCGCCGAGACCGCCCTCCACCTTTACAAGCTGATCGTCCGCCGTAGCGCGGCAGACCACGACATCGGAAGCCTCGCCCTCGACTGGGCGTGCCGCGTCGGAGCCGTAGAAGGCCAGCACTGGATCCGTATCGGCTGCTGGGTTCCACCCGCAAGGTCCAGCGCTACTACGAGAATCTCGGCTTCGCCCATGTCCTGA
- a CDS encoding cytochrome P450, translating into MGSVVHGSGGHAFVSGSCPGALNGPTPEGRRPIGSYAQARRFLADPRNSRARLVQVPFGPASAMSVTEMDPPQHTYVRGLLGSSFFARAITRRFPILLRRADALTERMRRSGVSCDVMAEFCVPFAYETHCDVLGVPDEVREELYRWSCARSAAPNARGPQLYRAETGLHRAVSNLFFSSRRLGGLLGELAAAHQGGGLSGRELTGLAASLFFDGHILASNQLANALLCLFVHPAHLDRLLSDPALLDATVEETLRYSPSITMGMTRVTPAGSRAAVAFGTANRDPHVFTEPDRFVPLRTGPRHLSFGWGPHHCLGAELVRAELRAALTVLFDRLPGLRPAAADDAVVWSASATVRGPQRLPVTWDRRVGARRLNRWCT; encoded by the coding sequence GTGGGTTCTGTGGTGCACGGCAGCGGGGGACACGCATTCGTCTCGGGGTCCTGCCCCGGCGCCCTGAACGGGCCGACCCCGGAGGGCCGCCGGCCCATCGGTTCCTATGCGCAAGCACGCCGGTTCCTGGCCGACCCGCGGAACAGCCGCGCCCGCCTGGTACAGGTGCCCTTCGGGCCGGCCTCCGCCATGTCGGTAACGGAGATGGATCCGCCGCAACACACCTACGTCCGCGGCCTATTGGGCTCCTCCTTCTTTGCCCGCGCGATCACGCGGCGCTTTCCGATACTGCTACGCCGTGCCGATGCCCTCACCGAACGGATGCGCAGGTCGGGGGTGAGCTGTGACGTGATGGCCGAATTCTGTGTCCCCTTCGCCTACGAAACGCACTGTGACGTACTCGGTGTTCCCGATGAAGTGCGGGAGGAGCTGTATCGCTGGTCATGCGCGAGATCGGCTGCCCCCAACGCACGCGGACCGCAGCTGTACCGGGCAGAGACCGGTCTGCACCGCGCCGTGAGCAACCTGTTTTTCTCCTCCCGTCGCCTGGGCGGACTTCTGGGAGAGCTGGCCGCGGCTCACCAAGGTGGTGGGCTGAGCGGGCGGGAGCTGACGGGCTTGGCCGCGTCCTTGTTCTTCGACGGGCACATCCTGGCCTCGAATCAGCTGGCCAACGCGCTGCTGTGTCTGTTCGTCCATCCCGCCCACCTGGACCGCCTGCTGAGCGATCCTGCGCTGCTGGACGCGACGGTCGAGGAGACGCTGCGTTACAGCCCGTCCATCACCATGGGCATGACGCGAGTGACACCAGCTGGGTCCCGTGCCGCGGTGGCCTTCGGCACTGCGAACCGAGACCCGCACGTGTTCACCGAGCCCGACCGCTTTGTCCCGCTGCGCACCGGACCCCGCCATCTGTCCTTCGGCTGGGGCCCTCACCACTGCCTTGGCGCCGAACTCGTTCGCGCAGAACTTCGCGCGGCGCTGACTGTCCTCTTCGACCGCCTGCCGGGTCTCCGGCCGGCTGCTGCCGACGACGCCGTGGTCTGGAGCGCCAGCGCCACCGTCCGCGGTCCTCAGAGATTGCCCGTCACGTGGGACCGCAGGGTCGGGGCCCGGCGTCTCAACCGTTGGTGCACCTGA
- a CDS encoding phosphatidylglycerol lysyltransferase domain-containing protein, whose amino-acid sequence METLTVDPSELSTIDPGDRDLYRDLFAQDWALGSYGNCWTYVTQACRQLGLGHKYLDGSTLISIGRHGDSYVLTRPVGPRAARAAAELAHELARDTGAPVYLKHVGQPDAEELTRRHGFLPMDRHPWTPSSPLDDATYPDVLVNTAELAELGLKTPDRSKLRMRLNRFRNGCVDGHTGVSARQYRPPEDDAWKRTAREIAAAWSAGRGHDTNDGHAYTNMIDHPADGAYVYLAEVDEHPCGFYLFEAIGPDTVACYANLCPDATRPGLTETALCTVLADLHRHGITTVNLGGSEHHTLHTYKLKFGSPRTLTTVNLVTPPPAGTWSGTNRAVP is encoded by the coding sequence TTGGAGACACTCACGGTGGACCCCAGCGAACTCAGCACCATCGACCCGGGCGACCGCGACCTGTACCGGGACCTCTTCGCGCAGGACTGGGCGCTTGGCTCCTACGGCAACTGCTGGACCTACGTCACCCAGGCCTGCCGTCAGCTGGGCCTGGGCCACAAGTACCTCGACGGCTCGACCCTGATAAGCATCGGCCGCCACGGCGACAGCTACGTGCTGACCCGTCCGGTGGGGCCCCGGGCCGCGCGGGCCGCCGCCGAGCTGGCCCACGAACTCGCCCGCGACACCGGCGCCCCGGTCTACCTCAAACACGTCGGCCAGCCCGACGCCGAAGAACTGACCCGCCGTCACGGCTTCCTGCCGATGGACCGCCACCCCTGGACACCGAGCTCACCGCTGGACGACGCGACCTACCCCGATGTACTCGTGAACACCGCTGAACTCGCCGAGCTCGGCCTCAAGACGCCAGACCGCAGCAAACTGCGGATGCGTCTCAACCGGTTCCGCAACGGATGCGTCGACGGCCATACAGGCGTGAGTGCGCGCCAGTATCGGCCGCCCGAGGATGACGCGTGGAAGCGGACCGCCCGCGAGATCGCCGCCGCCTGGTCCGCCGGACGCGGCCACGACACCAACGACGGCCACGCCTACACCAACATGATCGACCACCCCGCCGACGGTGCGTACGTCTACCTCGCGGAAGTCGACGAACACCCCTGCGGCTTCTACCTCTTCGAGGCGATCGGCCCCGACACGGTCGCCTGCTACGCCAATCTGTGCCCCGACGCCACCCGGCCTGGTCTGACGGAGACGGCCCTGTGCACCGTCCTCGCCGACCTTCACCGCCACGGCATCACCACCGTCAACCTCGGCGGATCCGAACACCACACCCTGCACACCTACAAACTCAAGTTCGGCTCCCCGCGCACCTTGACCACCGTCAACCTCGTCACCCCGCCCCCGGCCGGCACATGGTCCGGCACGAACAGGGCCGTTCCCTGA